DNA sequence from the Brachybacterium sp. P6-10-X1 genome:
GGCGTCCGCTCCCTGATCGCCCACCCACCCACGCTGGAGCAGCTGCTGATGCGCCACTACGGCGAGTCCGGCACTGCCTCGGGTCCCGAGCGGTCCTCGAGCCTGGAGCAGGAGGACGCCCGATGAGCGCGCCCACGCACACCCATCGCCGGGACCCGCGGCGCGAGCGCTCCTCGCCGCTGACCGGGACCGGCACGATCGTTCGGCTGGTGCTGCGCCGGGACCGGATCCGCCTGCCCGTCTGGATCGGTGCCCACGGCCTGCTGGTGCTGTACATCGGTTCCGCCCTCCCCCAGCTCGCGCCCCGCGAGGAGAACCTGGCCGAGATGACGGCGCTGCTGTCGCAGCCGGTCGGCAGGATGTTCACCGGGCCGGCCTTCGGGATGGACGAGCCCACCTATGAACGGTTCTTCGCCGCCGGCTACGCCCCCTATCTGTTCATCCTGGCCGCCCTGATGAGCATCTTCCTCGTCGTCCGCCACACCCGCGGCGAGGAGCAGTCCGGACGGGCAGAACTGATCCGCGCCAACGTCACCGGTCGCCACACCGCCCTGACGGCCGCCCTGCTCGTCGCCGGCATCGCCAACGTCGCGACCGCCGTGGTCGTCACCGCCGTCGCCCTCGCCATGGGGTACGCGGCCACCGGATCGCCCCTGGTCGGTCTGGCCACGGGCCTGACCGGACTGGCGTTCGCCGGGGTCGCGGCGATGACCGTCCAACTCAGCGAGTTCTCCCGCCCCGCCGCCGGTCTGGCCGGAGGCGTGCTCGGCGCCGCGTTCCTGCTGCGTGCCCTGGGAGACATGGCCGCCCTCGGAGGCACGGCCTTGTCCTGGGCCTCTCCGCTGGGGTGGGCGACACAGACCGCCCCCTACGTCCACGACCGGTGGGCCCCGTTGCTGCTGTCGGTCGCCCTCGCGGCCGTGACCATCGCCGCCGCCTTCGCCCTGCAGCGCCGGCGCGACTTCGGCGCGAGCCTCGTGGCCACCCGGCCCGGTGCCGGCGACGCCCACCCCGCGCTCGGCCGTCCCGTGGGCCTCGCCGCCCGGCTGCAGCGCGGTGGTCTCCTCGGCTGGGGATCCGCGATCGTGCTGCTCGGTGTGACCGATGGTGCCTTCACCCAGGCGATGATCGACGCCGGCCAGGGCATGCCCGAGCAGCTGCGAGCCGTGTTCGGCAGCGACGCTCTCGTCCAGGGGTATGTCGCCTTTCTGGGCTCGTTCGTGGCGATCTTCGCCGCTGCCTACGCCGTGTTCGCGATGCAGACCCTGCGCGGCGAGGAGGACAGCGGCCGCACCGACACGGTGCTGGCGACCTCCGTCGGCCGCAGCGCGTGGGCCCTGGCGCACGTGACGGTCATCGCGGTCGGCATCCTCGTGATCACCGTGCTCACGGGCCTGGGCACCGGGATCGCCGCCGCCGCGGTGACCGGGGACGGCGACCTGGTGATGGACATCCTGGCCGCGCACCTGGCCGTCGTGCCCACCGCCTTGTGCGTGCTGGGGCTCGGCGTGGCACTGTTCGGCTGGCTGCCGAAGCTGATGGCCCCGGTCAGCTGGGCCGCGGTCGCCCTGATCGGCATCACCGACCTCTTCGGTGAGCTGCTGGACCTTCCCGAATCGGTGCGTGCGCTATCACCGCTGCACCACCTCGCTTCCGTCCCGATCGACGACTTCGCTGCCGCTCCCTTCCTGCTCGTCACAGGGACTGCGATCCTGCTGACAGTGGTGGGTCTGCTCGGATTCCGGCGACGGCAGGTGCGCGTCGTCCGGGGATCCTGAGAAGGCGACACGAACCACGCTGCAGCGCTCAGCGGGCCCGTCGGCGGTAGATCGCGACCGCCGCGGCGCAGGCCAGCACGAGGAGGCCGAGCATCCAGCCCAGGGCGATCCAGATGTCGTGACCGACGGGCTGCTGGGCGAACAGGGCTCGCAGCGTGTCCACGATCGAGGTGACGGGTTGGTTCTGGGCGAACCAGGCCACCGGCGCCGGCATCGAATCGGTGGGGACGAACGCGGAGCTGATGAAGGGCAGGAAGATCAGGGGGTAGCTGAAGGCGCTCGCACCGTCGACGGTTTTCGCCGTGAGTCCGGCGATCACGGCGATCCAGGTCAGGGTGAGGGTGAACAGCGCGAGGATTCCGATGGCCGCGAGCCACGCGAGGATCGATGCCCCGGTGCGGAACCCGATGATCAGTGCGACGCCGATCACGATGGCGATGGAGGAGAGGATCGCGGTGATCGACGTGAGCACGTGCGCCCACAGGACGCTCGCCCGTGCGATCGGCATCGATTGGAAGCGTTCGACGATTCCGCCCTGCATGTCCAGGAACAGTCGATACGCGGTGTAGGCGACGCCGGACGCGATCGTGATGAGCAGGATGCCGGGGAGGAGATAGTTGACGTAGGAGCCCTCGGCTCCGGTCTCGATGGCGCCGCCGATGACGTAGACGAACAGCAGCAGGAGCGCGATCGGTATGACGGCGGTGGTGATGATGGTGTCCGGGCTGCGCAGGATGTGGCGCAGGGAACGTCCGGTGAGGACTCGGGTATCGGAGACGAAATGTGCCGTGGTCATCGGAGGTCCTGTTCAGTCATTGCGGGGGCGGGCCCACTGGTGAGGGAGAGGAACACGTCCTCGAGGGAGGGCTGCTTCTCGACGTACTCGATCTCGGCGGGCGGGAGCAGACGCTTGAGGTCGGCGAGGGTGCCGTGCTGGATGATCCGGCCTTCGTGCAAGATGGCGATGTGGTCGGCGAGGTGCTCGGCCTCCTCGAGGTGCTGCGTGGTCAGCAGCACGGTGGTGCCGCCGGAGGCGAGGCCGGTGATCGTGTTCCACACGTCGAGACGGGCCTGAGGGTCCAGCCCGGTGGTCGGTTCGTCGAGCACGATGATCGGTGGATCGCCGATGAGGCTCATCGCGATGTCGAGCCGCCGACGCATGCCACCCGAGTACGTTGAGGCAGCGCGCCTGCCAGCATCGGTCAGTGAGAACCTCTCCAGCAGGTCGTCGGCGATCGCACCGGGACCGCTGAGGTGACGGAGCCGGGCTACGAGGATGAGGTTCTCCCGTCCGGTGAGGACGCCGTCGACGGCGGCGAACTGGCCGGTGAGGGTGAGTGATCCGCGCACCTGGGCAGGCTGTGTGGCGAGGTCATGGCCATTGACGGTCGCTCTGCCCGCGTCCGGTGCGAGCAGAGTGGACAGGATGCGCACGAGGGTGGTTTTGCCCGCTCCGTTCGAGCCGAGCAGGGCGAGGACGGTGCCTGGTGCGACGTCGAGGTCGATGCCGCGGAGGACGTGCAGGTCGCGGAAGGACTTCTCGATGCCGCGGATCCGCAGGGCCGGTGTGGTGTGTTCGGTGGTCATCTCGTGTCTCCTCGGTGGGGCGGGTCACGGTCGCCGGACGACGATGTCGCCGTATCGGGTGCTCGCCTGGATGTGGGCAGTGGCCTCGTCGTCGACGGGGCCCTCGGTGGGGGTGAGCAGGTTGCGGGCGGAGCCGTGCTCGGTGGCGAGGTCGAGGTAGGCGGCGGTCCCGTCCGGGACGCCCACCTCCAGGGCCCCGAAGGACGTCGTGAGGCTGGCGCGCCCGTTGTCGAACCGACCCACTCGAATGCCGGCATGGGCAGACTTCGCGACAAGGTCACCGCACAGCTGCCCGACGGAGATGTCGGCGTGGGCTCCGATGATTTCGAGGGACCCGCTGAGGCGATCGACGGTGGTGGTGCCATTGGCGGCCCGGATGGTCCCCTCGCCGGTGAGCTCCCCGATGCGTACGGAGCCGGCGCTGACTGCGATCGTCGCGGCTCTGTCGATGCGGTCGATGGCCGCAGAACCGGCGGAGACCTTCAGGTCCAGCGTCTCGACGGCATCGAGACGGGCGTCGCCGCTGGAGAGCGTCAGATCGACTGCCCCGAAGGTCCCCTCGGCCGTGAGAGAGCCGGTTCTACCGCGCACGGCGGAGCCGGTGGGGAGCTCGATGGTGATGTTCGCCGTGCCCGATGCGAAGGGGAGCACGTACTGCTTCCAGGAGCCGGGGTAGGTGATGGCGAGCGAGTCGTCGCGCTGCTGGACCTGCACCTCGTCGGCCGCGCGCACGCTGCCGGAGCGGGCGGGATCCGAGGGCAACACGGTCACCACGGCGTCGCCCCGGTCGGAGGCAACGACGTGGACGGCGGCGAAGGGGACGTCGAGGTTGACGCTGAGCGGGGCAGGGGCGGGAAATGTGGGCATGATGGAGCTCCAGGAATGGTGTCGTCGTGGTGTCAAAGCGGGCGTGCAGAGAAGGGATGATGTGGTCAGCGGACCCAGCCGGTGACGCGCTGCCCGGGAGTGGAGCGCGCGGCCGGCGCACCGGAGTGCTGCTCGAGCGCCGCGGCCACGGCGCGGACCAGCCAGGTGTTGACGGAGACACCGTCGCGCGCGGCAGCGACCTCGGTCTGGTTCTTGAGATGGTCCGGCAGGCGCAATGTGGTGCGGGAGGTCGCCCCGCCCTCGCTCACCGGCTGCCGATTCTCGTGCTCCACCCCAGCAGAGATGCTGGCTGGCGGCTCGTTCCGGGAGTCGGGCCCGGGAGTGACCACGAACTCGGGGCCACCGCCACGCAGGCGGAGGTCGACGGAGGTCGGGGCGAGCTCGACGGAGATCTCTCCGACGGCGTCGGTGAGCGACTCCAGGAGCACCAAACGGGCGGCAGCATCGAGCGGAGCGGTGAGACGGGCTGCGAGGTCGCGTGCGTCCTCGCCGCCTGCAGCCGCCGCGGTGTCGAGCTGGCGGTGCAACTCGTCGACATATCGGTTCAGATCCATGACTCCACTATGACACCACTCGTGGTGTCATAGCAAGTTCTTTGGTGTCACCGGCCACCGAGTGGGCACTGCGCAGGCGCGTGGAACTGGCCCGAAAGCGAGTAGCGGGGCCTTGACTCGGCCGGCCGGCCGGTGCCGACTGCGGTTCGTGGGCGTACGATTCCGCGCGTGCCATCACTCGGCAGTCCACAGGCCCGCGTCGTCGATCGGCGGCCGCGTCCTGCTCGGAACGTGCTTCTGGCGTTCGCTCTTGCCGGTCTCCTCGGGACCGCGCTGCTCCTGCATCCCGCGTCGGCCAGCGGGCCGGGTGGAGCTTCCGTGATGGAGGCGCTCTTCACGGCCGTCTCCTCGCTGTGTGTGACCGGGTTGATCGTGGTCGACACGCCCGTCTTCTGGACCGGGTTCGGACAGGCCGTGATCCTTGCGCTGATCCAGATCGGCGGGTTCGGGGTCATGACGTTCGCGTCCGTGGTCGGCATCACCGTCATCCGCAGGCTCTCGCTGCGCTCGAAGCTCACTGCCGCGGCCGAGACCAAGAGCTCCGGCATCGAGGACGTGCGGTCCCTCGTGTTCAGCATCGTGCGGATCTCTTTGATGATCGAGGTGGTGGCCGCAGTCGTTCTCACCCTCCGCTTCGCCCTCACGTACGACGAGACCTGGGGGGATGCCCTGTGGCTCGGGGTGTTCCACGCGGTGTCCTCGTTCAACAACGCCGGATTCGCACTGTTCAGCGACAGCCTCATGTCGTTCTCGGATGACCCCGTGATCCTCCTGACCGCCAGCTTCGCGACCGTGCTCGGCGGGGTCGGTTTCCCCGTGTTGATGCAGCTGGGCAAGCACCTGGGGACGCCTCGCCTGTGGACGATGAACACTCGGATCGTGGTCGCTGCGACACCGCTGCTGCTCGTGCTCGGCACCCTCTACATCACGGCGCTCGAGTGGACCAACCCCGCCACGCTCGGCGGCATGCCCCCGCACTTGCGGCTGCTGAACGGGTTCGCCATGTCGGCACAGACGCGCACCGCGGGGTTCAACACCATCGATACCAGCGCGATGGATCCCGCCACGTGGCTCGGCATGGACCTGCTCATGTTCATCGGCGGCGGCCCCGCAGGCACCGCCGGCGGCATCAAGGTCACCACGTTCGCGGTCCTGTTCTTCCTCATGCTCGGCGAATTGCGGGGCGCGGGAGCCGTCACCGTGTTCGGCAAGCGACTCTCCCGGGCCGTGCACCGCCAGGCGATCACCGTCATCGTCCTGGCAGTGGGGCTGATCGCCGCCTCCGCCATCGTGATCATGCTCCTCACCGACTTCTCGCTGGACGAGATCCTGTTCGAGGTCGTCTCCGCGTTCGCCACTGTCGGTCTGTCCACCGGAATCACCGCAGACCTCCCCGCCAGTGCTCAGCTGGTGATCATCGCCCTGATGTTCATCGGCCGCCTGGGGCCGATCACGGCGGCCACCGCCCTCGCACTGCGGCCACGAACCCTGCTGTACGAACTCCCCAAGGAAAGGCCGATCATTGGCTAAGCACAGAATCTTCGGCTCCATCGATCCCACCCGTGGCGCCTCGCCGCACTCGATCGCTGTGATCGGGCTGGGCCGATTCGGTCAATCCCTCGCTCTCGAACTGATGAACGACGGCGCCGAGGTGCTCGGGATCGACGCACGCGAGGATGTCGTCCAATCGCTCAACGGACGACTGACCCACGTCGTCATGGCGGACGCGACCAACGAGCAGGTGCTGCGTCAGCTGTCGATTCCCGAGTTCGATCGCGTGGTCGTCGCGATCGGCAGCGACATCCAGGCCAGCATCCTGGTGACCTCCCTGCTGCTGCGATTCTCGATCCGGCGGATCTGGGCCAAGGCCGTCAGTGATGCCCACGGTCTGATCCTCGAGCAGCTGGGCATCCCCCATGTCGTCTACCCCGAGAAGGACATGGGACGTCGCGTCGCCCACATCGTGCTGGGCAGCATGCAGGACTTCATCGAGATCGACGCCGACTTCGCCATGGTCAAGACGGAGGTGAACCCCGAGCACGCGGGGATGCGACTCGGAGACAGCGGCATCCGACGCAATCACGGGGTGACCGTCAGCTCCGTGAAACATCGAGGAGCGGCGTGGCAGCCCGCCACGGAAGACACCGTCCTCCAGGCCGGCGACACCATCCTGGTCACCGGCCCCACCCGCCAGGCGGAGCGGTTCAGCCGAGCTACCTCTTGACGCAGCCCGCCGAGTCGCCGGGCCCGGCGATGGCGCACGATCGCGGTGTTCGTGGCGTTCCCGATCATCAGGGTGCTGTACGCGATGATCAGGGCGAACTTCGTCGTCGGCACGGCGACGGGTGATCCCGGGTGCCGCCCCCTCACGCCAGGCTGATCATGGACGACAACCGCCGATGGGCTCGCACCGAGGGCATCCGGGATCTCGATGCGGGGCACCGGGCTGACGCGGTGCGCCTGTCCACAGACTGACGAGGGTCGCTCTCTCGGTCGATCGACCCGTCGCCTCCGACGTGTCGCGCCCCGTCGGGAGCGCGCGCACGGCAGGCTGGGACCACACCCGTTCCCGGGTGCAGACTGCCGTGTGCTGCTCGTGTTCCAGGGTGGTGGACAGGACAACGGGGAAGAGGTGCGTGTCGTGAGGGATGGACGACGAGCCGGGGGCCGCCCGTCGCGGCGGGGTGTCCTCACGGCGGCGACGGTGTCGGCCCTCGCCGTCTCCCTCGGGGCCTGCGTGTTCGACAAGGATCTCCGGGTCGTCGCGGTGGAAGGCGCCCCGGCCTCGACCGTGCTGCCCGACGAGGACCCCGCGCAGACGGCCCTTGCGCTGAGCTCGGTCCTCTTCGCCTCCGCCGAGGGTGCCGTGATCGCCATCGAGGACACCGTCGATGCTCTCGCAGGCGTCAGCTCACGCTCCGGCCTGCCGCTGCTGATCGGCACCGACCAGGCGGTCGCCGAGGAGCTCGGGCGGCTCGGAGCCGAGACGATCGTGACGGCCGAGGGCACGGACTTCTCCGCTCTCGGAGACCAGCTCGACGTCGTGGAGATCGACCCCGCGGATGCTGAGGCCCGGACACCGACGGCCACGCGGAACGGCGGCCCGATCCCGGTCTCGCTGTTCGTCGACCCGGAGCAGGGCGGCCCCGCGCAGACCGTCGCGCGCGCCCAGGTCGCGGCAGCAGGCGGCGCGATCCGCGAGATGCCCGGCGGAGCCCCCGGGCGCAGCAGCAGAACCATCGCCGCGACGAAGGAGGCGGCCGACTCGGACCCGTCCGTCGGCGTTCTCGCCCTCGGCGCGACCTTCGGGCCCGCCGAGGCATGGATCTCGACGCTGACCATGGCCCTGAGCGCCCCGGAGCTCCCCGGCGGCGGGTCCACCGCCTTTCCCGGGCGACGCATGATCGCCGCCTACGGGTCCCCCGGCGTCCCGTCGCTGGGGATCCTCGGGGAGCAGGGGATCCAGGA
Encoded proteins:
- a CDS encoding ABC transporter permease is translated as MSAPTHTHRRDPRRERSSPLTGTGTIVRLVLRRDRIRLPVWIGAHGLLVLYIGSALPQLAPREENLAEMTALLSQPVGRMFTGPAFGMDEPTYERFFAAGYAPYLFILAALMSIFLVVRHTRGEEQSGRAELIRANVTGRHTALTAALLVAGIANVATAVVVTAVALAMGYAATGSPLVGLATGLTGLAFAGVAAMTVQLSEFSRPAAGLAGGVLGAAFLLRALGDMAALGGTALSWASPLGWATQTAPYVHDRWAPLLLSVALAAVTIAAAFALQRRRDFGASLVATRPGAGDAHPALGRPVGLAARLQRGGLLGWGSAIVLLGVTDGAFTQAMIDAGQGMPEQLRAVFGSDALVQGYVAFLGSFVAIFAAAYAVFAMQTLRGEEDSGRTDTVLATSVGRSAWALAHVTVIAVGILVITVLTGLGTGIAAAAVTGDGDLVMDILAAHLAVVPTALCVLGLGVALFGWLPKLMAPVSWAAVALIGITDLFGELLDLPESVRALSPLHHLASVPIDDFAAAPFLLVTGTAILLTVVGLLGFRRRQVRVVRGS
- a CDS encoding ABC transporter permease, which encodes MTTAHFVSDTRVLTGRSLRHILRSPDTIITTAVIPIALLLLFVYVIGGAIETGAEGSYVNYLLPGILLITIASGVAYTAYRLFLDMQGGIVERFQSMPIARASVLWAHVLTSITAILSSIAIVIGVALIIGFRTGASILAWLAAIGILALFTLTLTWIAVIAGLTAKTVDGASAFSYPLIFLPFISSAFVPTDSMPAPVAWFAQNQPVTSIVDTLRALFAQQPVGHDIWIALGWMLGLLVLACAAAVAIYRRRAR
- a CDS encoding ABC transporter ATP-binding protein, with protein sequence MTTEHTTPALRIRGIEKSFRDLHVLRGIDLDVAPGTVLALLGSNGAGKTTLVRILSTLLAPDAGRATVNGHDLATQPAQVRGSLTLTGQFAAVDGVLTGRENLILVARLRHLSGPGAIADDLLERFSLTDAGRRAASTYSGGMRRRLDIAMSLIGDPPIIVLDEPTTGLDPQARLDVWNTITGLASGGTTVLLTTQHLEEAEHLADHIAILHEGRIIQHGTLADLKRLLPPAEIEYVEKQPSLEDVFLSLTSGPAPAMTEQDLR
- a CDS encoding DUF4097 family beta strand repeat-containing protein; the protein is MPTFPAPAPLSVNLDVPFAAVHVVASDRGDAVVTVLPSDPARSGSVRAADEVQVQQRDDSLAITYPGSWKQYVLPFASGTANITIELPTGSAVRGRTGSLTAEGTFGAVDLTLSSGDARLDAVETLDLKVSAGSAAIDRIDRAATIAVSAGSVRIGELTGEGTIRAANGTTTVDRLSGSLEIIGAHADISVGQLCGDLVAKSAHAGIRVGRFDNGRASLTTSFGALEVGVPDGTAAYLDLATEHGSARNLLTPTEGPVDDEATAHIQASTRYGDIVVRRP
- a CDS encoding histidine kinase, whose amino-acid sequence is MDLNRYVDELHRQLDTAAAAGGEDARDLAARLTAPLDAAARLVLLESLTDAVGEISVELAPTSVDLRLRGGGPEFVVTPGPDSRNEPPASISAGVEHENRQPVSEGGATSRTTLRLPDHLKNQTEVAAARDGVSVNTWLVRAVAAALEQHSGAPAARSTPGQRVTGWVR
- a CDS encoding TrkH family potassium uptake protein codes for the protein MMEALFTAVSSLCVTGLIVVDTPVFWTGFGQAVILALIQIGGFGVMTFASVVGITVIRRLSLRSKLTAAAETKSSGIEDVRSLVFSIVRISLMIEVVAAVVLTLRFALTYDETWGDALWLGVFHAVSSFNNAGFALFSDSLMSFSDDPVILLTASFATVLGGVGFPVLMQLGKHLGTPRLWTMNTRIVVAATPLLLVLGTLYITALEWTNPATLGGMPPHLRLLNGFAMSAQTRTAGFNTIDTSAMDPATWLGMDLLMFIGGGPAGTAGGIKVTTFAVLFFLMLGELRGAGAVTVFGKRLSRAVHRQAITVIVLAVGLIAASAIVIMLLTDFSLDEILFEVVSAFATVGLSTGITADLPASAQLVIIALMFIGRLGPITAATALALRPRTLLYELPKERPIIG
- a CDS encoding TrkA family potassium uptake protein, with the protein product MAKHRIFGSIDPTRGASPHSIAVIGLGRFGQSLALELMNDGAEVLGIDAREDVVQSLNGRLTHVVMADATNEQVLRQLSIPEFDRVVVAIGSDIQASILVTSLLLRFSIRRIWAKAVSDAHGLILEQLGIPHVVYPEKDMGRRVAHIVLGSMQDFIEIDADFAMVKTEVNPEHAGMRLGDSGIRRNHGVTVSSVKHRGAAWQPATEDTVLQAGDTILVTGPTRQAERFSRATS